In a single window of the Pseudomonas entomophila genome:
- a CDS encoding FAD/FMN-containing dehydrogenase, which translates to MKYVAALLLSLLPLLAQAVEPGDRLAPWTLLDQYDQPYSLSADTRILLVAQDMDGAKLVKAALAGQPKGYLEARDAVFVADIQRMPALVSKLFAIPAMRDYSYRVMLDREGRVASRYAAADGKVQWLTLDKGVLVKRQAFSDAPALKAALEHL; encoded by the coding sequence ATGAAATACGTTGCCGCCCTGTTGCTCAGCCTGCTCCCGTTGCTGGCTCAAGCTGTCGAGCCTGGGGACAGGCTCGCGCCCTGGACCTTGCTCGATCAATACGACCAGCCCTACAGCCTGTCGGCCGACACCCGCATCCTGCTGGTAGCCCAGGACATGGATGGCGCCAAGCTGGTCAAGGCGGCGTTGGCGGGGCAGCCCAAGGGCTACCTGGAGGCGCGCGATGCGGTGTTCGTCGCCGATATCCAGCGCATGCCGGCGCTGGTCAGCAAGCTGTTCGCCATACCGGCGATGCGTGACTACAGCTACCGGGTGATGCTGGATCGCGAAGGGCGGGTCGCCAGCCGTTATGCGGCGGCTGATGGCAAGGTGCAGTGGTTGACGTTGGACAAAGGTGTGCTGGTGAAGCGCCAAGCGTTTTCCGATGCCCCGGCACTCAAGGCGGCCCTGGAGCACCTGTAG
- a CDS encoding GlxA family transcriptional regulator, whose translation MPTPRQFSKKTSTSNMLRLKPTDGSVERPYQVAFVLLEHFSMASFTVAMDVLVTANLLRAERFAFTPLSLGGDRVLSDLGLELVATPLAANTLHGLDLLVICGGLRTPLKYPELDRLLCDCASHGMTLGGLWNGAWFLGRAGVLDDYGCSVHPEQRASLAECSPQTRITPASFTLDRDRLSAASPNGAMELMLGLVRRLHGDALAEGVEEILSFSGARYRQVGPGAKKSMSLHLRTIVELMENNLEETLSLDQLAAYSGRSRRQIDRLFQAQLGTSPRRYYMELRITKSRRLLQYSDLSVMEVAVACGFVSVSHFSKCYAAYFGYPPSREQRLGE comes from the coding sequence GTGCCCACGCCACGCCAGTTCAGCAAGAAGACCAGCACCAGCAACATGCTGCGGCTCAAGCCCACCGACGGCAGCGTCGAACGCCCCTACCAGGTCGCCTTCGTGCTGCTCGAACACTTCTCCATGGCCAGCTTCACCGTGGCCATGGACGTGCTGGTCACCGCCAACCTGCTGCGCGCCGAGCGCTTCGCCTTCACCCCGCTGTCGCTGGGCGGCGACCGGGTGCTCAGCGACCTGGGCCTGGAACTGGTCGCCACTCCCCTCGCCGCGAATACCCTGCACGGGCTCGACCTGCTGGTGATCTGCGGCGGCCTGCGCACCCCCCTCAAGTACCCCGAGCTCGACCGCCTGCTGTGTGATTGCGCCAGCCACGGCATGACGCTAGGTGGGCTGTGGAACGGCGCCTGGTTCCTCGGCCGCGCCGGGGTGCTCGACGACTATGGCTGCAGCGTCCACCCCGAGCAACGCGCCAGCCTGGCCGAATGCAGCCCGCAGACCCGCATCACCCCGGCCAGCTTCACCCTCGACCGCGACCGCCTCAGCGCCGCCAGCCCCAACGGCGCCATGGAGCTGATGCTCGGCCTGGTCCGCCGCCTGCACGGCGACGCCCTGGCCGAGGGGGTCGAGGAGATCCTGTCGTTCTCCGGCGCGCGCTATCGCCAGGTCGGCCCAGGGGCGAAGAAGTCCATGAGCCTGCACCTGCGCACCATCGTCGAGCTGATGGAGAACAACCTCGAGGAAACCCTGAGCCTGGACCAGCTGGCCGCCTACTCCGGCCGTTCGCGGCGGCAGATCGACCGCCTGTTCCAGGCCCAGCTCGGCACCTCGCCACGGCGCTACTACATGGAGTTGCGCATCACCAAGAGCCGGCGCCTGCTGCAGTACTCTGACCTGTCGGTGATGGAAGTCGCGGTAGCCTGTGGGTTCGTCTCGGTGTCGCACTTCAGCAAGTGCTACGCCGCTTACTTTGGTTATCCGCCCTCGCGGGAACAACGCCTCGGCGAGTAA